GTTGGAGGGCTTGATGCTGGCATGCTGAGCTTGTACCCCTGTTTTATGGATGCTGTACTGGTTTTTTCCATTTAAATCATGATGTCAAGAATCTGGAGAGCAGGacctttttcttctcattttgtTTGCATATACAGTTCTTACTGACATATGACGATTTAGTCTACAAGTTTAAGACTGCCAAGGCCTGCGAAAACTCAATCCCCTTGActaataaaaggaaaactacATTTTGAGTTTGAACATTAGAAAATGAGATGCCTTTTCTAAGATTGCGTAAATCTTTCATCCCACTTATAGTGAATGGTTTTACTGGAGAACTGTCGTACAATAGGCTTGTGCTGTTTGCCGCTTCTGtcattgaactttttattttgagCTCTCTCCCTTCAATTTGACCTCGTGGAACTTTTTACTGTCTCAAGCCTGTAGTTATAGGTTTTATGGAGTAGTCGATTGGATCATTACCTGTCCGGGAGTTGTTTCACAGGTCTCGGGACCTATGCTGTGCTCTTATTGTTATATTTTCCAATAACAGATATTTCTTCTGTCTAGATCTGAAAAAGAGATGAACAGGCGCCGAGACATGCTTTCTAGcttgagaacaaaaaaggacCAGATGGCTTCTGCGCTGAACATGTCAAACTCTCGAATTAGAGATAGTTTGTTAGGTCCAGATGCAAAACCAGCTGATGCGATGAGCAGAACTGTCGGCTTGGACAATCAAGGCATTGTTGGTCTTCAGCGTCAAGTTATGAAAGGCAAATTGATACTTCTGGATGACCTTTTTCTCAATAATTACCATTATATTATATACATGCTTTGTCTATCTGCTGAAGAAGTGAAGTCTTTGCCTGTGAACTTCCTTTAAATCAGAGCAAGATGAAGGTCttgaaaagcttgaggagacgGTGATAAGTACAAAACATATTGCCTTGGCAGTTAACGAAGAACTGGACTTGCATACAAGACTAATTGTATGTAACTTCTGCTGAATTTCTTACTCCATGGGTTTCAGCATGTAGATAAAGATTcgtttatatatacatatatatttttcagtATATTAAGCTGCATTGCCTAGCATTTGATGGTAGATACTTGCTTTTTCTTGTTCTCTGATTTTGCAGGATAGTTTGGACCAGCAAGTGGATGTCACAGACTCCCGTCTACGGGTAATTTCTTTCCCGATCCCTTGTAGACGAATCCCTTTTTGAGAGGCATTGCACGGATTTGTTGGGGAATGTTTAAAAAAATGCCTATTAAAATGCCAGCCTATGAGCTAGTGCAGCTATGGATTTTAGTAAAGCTAAATAATAGACTTGTAAGGATAAGAATCTTATATGAATTGACCCAGAAACTCTCTGCTTCTGTTTTGTTGTGTGCATGCGCGCGCGTGACACACgctgtgcatggatgcatggtaacaGACTTTGCTTTTGATCTCGACTCCTAGTGTCTATTTAGGGAAATTTGTATTCACACGCTATTAACGTTTGTCATTTCTTTTGAGTACAGAGGGTGCAGAAGAACTTGGCTATACTGAACAAGCGCATGAAGGGCAGCTGCACCTGCATGAGCATGCTTTTAGCAGTTATTGCGATCGTGATTTTGGTGGTCGCCATTTACTTGGTAATCAAGTACGTGTAACACTAACCACAGTGAACACGGTGATCTGCCCATTTGTTTTTCTGTGGTCTTGGCTATAAATTCCTGCCATGATAGCAATATATTTCTCATGTTTTGTTATGTTGGCTATATAAGATGTTAATAATAACCGTGACGAGTGGCTCCTGTTAATCAAATTCGTTTGCGAGCATGGTAatcatgtgattttcttttcgGGGATTTTCTGTTCCCAGTTTCATCTTGCTTATCTTGTCATTAACTACTTGACCGGAATCTTAGCCATCTTATGCCATCGACGACCCATTTTAGCTTTAATTTCTCGCGGACCCCTTTTTAGACATAAGCGATATATGATCATTCTCATCctcatctcttttctctcccGTTTTGGTTGACCATCAGATTGTCTTTAAATAGTCGACGCGTGCGATCTTGCATGTCATCTCTCCAGCGTGACGATTTCAGCAGGTGATGGACTCGCGAGCATGAATTTTTTCCTCAAACATTTTATTGAAAACATCACCAGCTTATCAGGAAGCGTAAGCTGAAACGGGATTAGAAGAGCAGGACTTGACCACGACGGTGCGCTGTGGATTTGGCAATTTCAAAACCATACTCCGCTCTTTTAATCAGCAATAAAAAGTTCGAATTAATTTAAGTAATTTCTTATAGTGGTATGGCCTTTCAATAATCGCCTATCCATCACACGTCCATGTGGGACCATGCCGATGACTTTGAGATTTGTTCCATTTGTAAAGTTGAAGGGAACCATTAGATGAATGAAGTACAGGACTGTGCAAACTCGAATGGCAACACAATTGCGCTTCACAACATTACACAAAacgcaaaataaaaaaaaaaaaataaaaaattgtaaagattACTCTAATCAGAAGAAGAGCCTTCGCGAGGAAGACTTGGAATTAACAGGGGAAGGAGAGGTAGGAGTCTTGAGAGGCAGAGGCATGCCCTTGTTTTCCGGAGCTGCTACTTTGTCGAT
The window above is part of the Eucalyptus grandis isolate ANBG69807.140 chromosome 6, ASM1654582v1, whole genome shotgun sequence genome. Proteins encoded here:
- the LOC104450273 gene encoding syntaxin-52 encodes the protein MAYSADSWMKEYNEAAKLADDIGGMISEHDKLVSSGPENQRHASSIRRKITILGTRLDSLQSVLTKMPGNRPISEKEMNRRRDMLSSLRTKKDQMASALNMSNSRIRDSLLGPDAKPADAMSRTVGLDNQGIVGLQRQVMKEQDEGLEKLEETVISTKHIALAVNEELDLHTRLIDSLDQQVDVTDSRLRRVQKNLAILNKRMKGSCTCMSMLLAVIAIVILVVAIYLVIKYV